The following coding sequences lie in one Methylotuvimicrobium alcaliphilum 20Z genomic window:
- a CDS encoding Txe/YoeB family addiction module toxin yields the protein MRAIRFVPDAWEDYLYWQHQDNKTLKRLNLLITASARDPFTGIGKLEPLRGDLSGYWSRRIDDTNRLVYRATDTELVIIACRFHYESRH from the coding sequence ATGCGTGCCATTCGATTTGTTCCCGATGCATGGGAGGATTATCTGTACTGGCAACATCAGGATAACAAAACGCTCAAGCGGTTAAACCTCTTGATTACAGCCTCTGCGCGCGATCCGTTTACCGGAATCGGAAAGCTCGAACCGCTACGTGGCGATTTATCCGGTTACTGGTCACGACGCATAGATGATACAAACCGCCTGGTATATCGGGCAACCGATACAGAGTTAGTCATTATCGCTTGCCGTTTTCATTACGAGAGCCGTCATTAA
- a CDS encoding type II toxin-antitoxin system ParD family antitoxin — protein sequence MHRKTITLTEQQDDWVKAQIKSGHFGNDSEYIRDLIRRDQQAKERLATLRQALADGESSGKPKPLDISAIKAAGRKLVKAAS from the coding sequence ATGCACCGGAAAACCATCACGCTGACTGAACAGCAAGACGACTGGGTGAAAGCTCAGATTAAAAGTGGTCACTTTGGCAATGATAGTGAGTATATCCGCGATCTCATTCGAAGAGACCAGCAGGCCAAGGAACGTCTTGCCACCCTGAGGCAGGCGCTCGCTGATGGTGAGTCAAGTGGGAAGCCTAAACCGCTGGATATATCGGCTATCAAAGCGGCTGGTCGTAAACTGGTGAAGGCGGCTAGTTAG
- a CDS encoding REP-associated tyrosine transposase, with protein sequence MTRPIRIEFSGALYHVTSRGDRRESIYEDDEDRVQFLDVLKRVIEDFNWVCHAYCLMTNHYHLVIETPDANLSKGMRQLNGVFTQTSNRRHGRTGHLFQGRYKAILVDAESYLLELTRYVVLNPVRAGLVTSPGDWLWSSYRAMIGEAPAPIGLATDGILAQFSTHRNTAIKRYREFVTQGMDQESIWRELKRQIFLGDDTFVSQMQEKIKGKNNDVNFPKAQRRAPALPLAEYQKLSASRNEAIVSAYATGEYSYQAIADYFELHFTTVGKIIRAAKSKRRL encoded by the coding sequence ATGACCAGACCCATTAGAATCGAATTTTCAGGCGCACTCTATCATGTGACCTCCCGTGGCGACCGCCGTGAAAGCATCTATGAAGATGATGAAGACAGAGTTCAATTCCTTGATGTTTTGAAGCGTGTTATCGAGGATTTTAACTGGGTTTGTCATGCCTATTGTTTGATGACTAACCATTATCATTTGGTCATAGAAACGCCTGACGCCAATCTTTCGAAAGGTATGCGGCAATTAAACGGTGTTTTTACACAAACATCGAATCGCCGTCACGGCCGCACCGGCCATTTATTTCAAGGCCGCTACAAAGCGATACTGGTTGATGCCGAAAGTTACCTCCTAGAACTGACGCGTTATGTCGTGCTTAATCCGGTCCGAGCCGGATTGGTGACATCGCCCGGAGACTGGTTATGGAGCAGTTATCGGGCAATGATCGGTGAAGCACCGGCACCGATAGGGTTGGCCACCGATGGCATATTGGCTCAGTTTTCAACTCATCGCAACACGGCAATAAAGCGCTATAGGGAATTTGTCACACAAGGGATGGATCAGGAATCCATCTGGCGAGAGCTAAAACGTCAAATATTCCTCGGTGACGACACATTCGTATCGCAGATGCAGGAAAAAATTAAAGGGAAAAACAACGATGTAAATTTTCCAAAAGCACAAAGACGAGCGCCCGCATTGCCATTAGCCGAATACCAAAAACTTTCTGCCAGCCGGAACGAGGCGATCGTGTCGGCCTATGCCACTGGGGAATATAGCTATCAAGCAATAGCGGATTATTTTGAGCTGCATTTTACAACCGTCGGTAAAATTATCAGAGCAGCAAAATCAAAAAGAAGGCTATGA
- a CDS encoding type II toxin-antitoxin system RelE/ParE family toxin: MPSLAIVKDYRFFPHRGNRRDKIRPGLRIPNYKRRTTIAFEVGEDFVSIIGIFHGGRDFETILQLDNAVKKGKCQL, encoded by the coding sequence ATGCCATCGTTAGCTATTGTGAAGGATTATCGATTTTTTCCGCACCGTGGCAACCGCCGCGATAAAATACGTCCTGGCCTTCGGATTCCAAACTACAAAAGACGAACCACAATTGCTTTTGAAGTGGGTGAGGATTTCGTATCGATTATTGGGATCTTCCATGGCGGACGAGATTTTGAAACGATTCTTCAGTTAGATAACGCAGTAAAAAAGGGTAAATGTCAATTGTAA
- a CDS encoding ribbon-helix-helix domain-containing protein, with protein sequence MRKPAKRLTKAQLKELKAVILSLNPNLALDAVITLSNQFEMWQAYQQRKYFLVREPIDFIEETVSIDFSALDDRQGQDEKSEVELVKVNKQAEPEKQSRRTRGKGNKPAKKVTSIAIDPDVYAKLELKAEAEQRSIGAIIRLAIGQYLENT encoded by the coding sequence ATGAGAAAACCGGCGAAAAGATTAACTAAGGCGCAATTAAAAGAGCTTAAGGCGGTAATTTTGAGCCTTAATCCTAACTTGGCACTTGATGCTGTCATAACGCTTTCAAATCAGTTTGAAATGTGGCAAGCCTATCAGCAAAGAAAGTATTTTCTTGTACGTGAACCGATAGACTTTATTGAAGAAACGGTATCAATTGATTTTAGCGCCTTGGATGACCGGCAAGGGCAAGATGAAAAAAGCGAGGTTGAATTGGTGAAAGTTAACAAACAAGCGGAACCGGAAAAGCAATCCAGGCGAACGCGCGGCAAGGGCAATAAACCGGCGAAAAAAGTAACATCAATTGCTATTGATCCTGATGTCTATGCCAAGCTTGAACTAAAGGCTGAGGCTGAGCAACGTTCTATTGGGGCGATAATTCGTCTTGCGATCGGTCAATATCTGGAAAATACGTAA
- a CDS encoding acyl-CoA dehydrogenase family protein, with the protein MTATETFLEAVRDITPIIRKHSDAAERERKMAEPVARAMQQAGLYRMWRPKVFGGFELDPVSGFRIIEAVSRIDSAAGWNLQIAAAHDLFAPWFGDQAAQEIFGRDAIPVGAFNPARKAVPVDGGYRISGRTSFVSGAHHATVFLGFANVHDGDTLRVDSNGMPDTRLIAVPANKVKIIDNWNTMGMRGSGSHDVEVDDVVIPEHWAAPWGPLRNPGSAYTGPLYRLTIWPAIAALVAPALGITHAAIDEAIGLIGNKIPAYGSTTLIKQSLVQSQLARAQAKFDASRSYFFGTFDEAWKEALAGKPITLQMKAKLQLASTHAVLECAQAVDLIYEIAGASGIREDYGFARHFRDIHVITQHGFLNASKLESVGRILLGLESEWPFFKF; encoded by the coding sequence ATGACCGCGACTGAAACCTTTCTCGAAGCCGTTCGAGACATAACGCCGATCATTCGAAAACACTCCGATGCGGCCGAGCGTGAACGGAAAATGGCCGAACCTGTTGCGCGAGCGATGCAACAGGCCGGTTTGTACCGGATGTGGCGGCCGAAGGTGTTCGGCGGATTCGAACTCGACCCGGTCTCCGGTTTCCGCATCATAGAGGCCGTTTCGCGCATCGACAGCGCGGCAGGCTGGAATCTGCAAATCGCCGCCGCGCACGATCTGTTCGCGCCGTGGTTCGGCGATCAGGCCGCGCAGGAAATCTTCGGACGCGATGCGATTCCGGTCGGCGCCTTCAATCCGGCGCGCAAGGCCGTTCCGGTCGACGGCGGTTATCGGATTTCGGGGCGCACGTCGTTCGTCAGCGGCGCGCATCATGCGACAGTGTTTCTCGGCTTCGCGAACGTGCACGACGGCGATACGCTGCGCGTCGATTCAAACGGCATGCCCGATACGCGTCTGATCGCGGTTCCGGCCAACAAGGTCAAGATCATCGACAACTGGAACACAATGGGCATGCGCGGCAGCGGCAGTCATGACGTCGAAGTCGACGACGTCGTCATTCCCGAACACTGGGCCGCGCCGTGGGGACCGTTGCGCAATCCGGGCAGCGCTTATACCGGTCCGTTGTACCGGTTGACGATTTGGCCCGCGATCGCGGCATTGGTCGCGCCGGCGCTCGGCATTACACACGCGGCAATCGACGAGGCGATCGGTTTGATCGGTAACAAGATACCGGCCTACGGTTCGACGACCTTGATCAAGCAAAGCCTCGTGCAATCGCAACTGGCGCGGGCCCAAGCGAAATTCGACGCGAGTCGCTCCTACTTTTTCGGCACATTCGACGAAGCCTGGAAGGAAGCGCTTGCGGGCAAACCGATTACGCTACAGATGAAGGCCAAGTTGCAGCTCGCATCGACTCATGCCGTGCTCGAATGCGCGCAGGCGGTCGACTTGATTTACGAGATCGCCGGCGCTTCCGGAATCCGCGAGGACTACGGTTTCGCACGGCATTTCCGGGACATTCATGTCATCACTCAACACGGTTTTCTAAACGCGAGCAAGCTCGAATCGGTCGGGCGAATCTTGCTCGGACTCGAGTCGGAATGGCCGTTTTTCAAATTTTGA
- a CDS encoding acyltransferase family protein — MRYRAEIDGLRTVAVVPVILFHAGFESFSGGFVGVDIFFVISGYLITSIILSELEQDKFSIVNFYERRARRIWPALFVVLFASLPFAWLWLLPQDMKNYSQSLVAVSAFASNLLFWQTSGYFDATAELKPLLHTWSLAVEEQYYLFFPLFLLFIWRLGKHWVLITLSIVAVSSLIAAQWGSTAKPLATFYLLPTRAWELLMGAFVAFHASRENKPKLTRTLREIGAVFGLLLIAYAIFGFDEEKPFPSLYALVPTVGAALIITCVTQQTLAGKFLGNKLFVGIGLISYSAYLWHQPLFAFARHNSLDEPNKLTLGMLSAAAIVLAYLTWKYVENPFRNKHFFSRKQLFTTGAIVSSLFFIFGITGHLMKGFYERMSLTHLPKNYLANTWIEHRPINSLNGAACVSERASLCKRTDRPDSKKILLVGDSHSADYSTKFMDLVLANDLEAWQISVGGCAFIESHFARHQNECGKARQLLERSVEEIGFDFIIFISAMNAHIAKLPPGEVDNNIESLTDLLDRFMDSGAKVFYFTSRPYFNYKPTKAAVLNKISRVKALRHASHKKLKNKIQTIAEADNFVIFNQALTLINSACGRLDCFNGHSESMLPLYRDTNHLTTLGVRKVFSDFVAQSEAGRWL, encoded by the coding sequence ATGCGTTATCGTGCCGAAATAGACGGCTTGCGAACTGTTGCTGTCGTTCCAGTTATATTATTTCATGCCGGATTTGAATCATTCAGCGGAGGCTTTGTCGGCGTAGACATATTCTTCGTCATTAGCGGTTATTTGATTACCTCCATCATTTTGTCGGAGCTCGAACAAGACAAGTTCAGCATCGTCAACTTTTATGAGCGCAGGGCGCGAAGAATATGGCCAGCCTTATTTGTCGTTCTGTTCGCCAGCCTGCCCTTTGCTTGGTTATGGTTACTGCCGCAAGACATGAAAAACTACTCGCAAAGCCTTGTGGCTGTTTCCGCATTTGCGTCGAACCTATTGTTTTGGCAGACGAGCGGTTACTTCGACGCGACCGCTGAGTTAAAACCGTTGCTTCATACATGGAGTTTGGCTGTTGAAGAACAATACTACCTCTTTTTTCCGCTATTTCTGCTGTTTATTTGGCGCTTAGGTAAACATTGGGTTTTGATAACGCTTTCGATTGTTGCCGTTTCCAGCTTAATCGCGGCCCAGTGGGGCTCGACCGCAAAACCACTGGCCACATTTTATTTATTACCGACTCGGGCATGGGAGCTACTAATGGGTGCTTTTGTTGCGTTCCATGCTTCCAGAGAGAACAAACCCAAGCTCACTAGAACACTAAGAGAAATCGGCGCCGTTTTCGGGTTATTGCTAATTGCCTATGCAATCTTCGGTTTCGATGAGGAAAAGCCTTTTCCAAGTCTGTACGCTTTGGTTCCGACAGTCGGCGCTGCTCTAATCATTACATGCGTTACGCAACAAACGCTAGCCGGAAAATTTCTTGGCAATAAGTTATTTGTCGGTATTGGACTAATCAGCTACAGCGCCTATTTGTGGCATCAACCTTTATTTGCTTTTGCTCGGCATAACAGTCTCGATGAACCGAATAAACTTACGCTCGGCATGTTATCCGCTGCCGCAATAGTGCTGGCATACTTGACTTGGAAATATGTCGAAAATCCTTTTAGAAACAAACATTTCTTTAGCCGTAAGCAACTATTTACAACCGGCGCCATTGTTAGCAGTTTATTTTTTATATTCGGCATCACAGGGCATTTAATGAAAGGCTTTTACGAGCGCATGTCTTTAACTCATCTTCCAAAAAACTATTTGGCCAATACCTGGATCGAGCACCGGCCCATAAATAGTCTCAATGGTGCGGCATGCGTTTCCGAGCGCGCTAGCCTTTGCAAGAGAACCGACCGACCCGATTCAAAGAAAATACTATTAGTAGGCGATTCTCATAGCGCCGACTACTCCACAAAATTCATGGATTTGGTTTTAGCCAACGATTTAGAGGCCTGGCAAATTTCTGTGGGAGGATGTGCCTTTATTGAGTCACACTTTGCAAGACACCAAAACGAATGCGGGAAAGCACGGCAATTATTAGAGCGTTCTGTTGAAGAGATCGGTTTTGATTTCATAATCTTTATCAGCGCGATGAACGCACACATCGCCAAACTTCCGCCTGGCGAAGTCGATAACAATATTGAGTCGTTGACCGATTTGCTAGATCGTTTCATGGATAGCGGAGCCAAAGTATTTTATTTTACTTCACGCCCTTATTTTAACTACAAGCCAACCAAGGCGGCTGTCCTTAATAAGATATCGAGAGTGAAAGCGCTTAGGCATGCAAGCCACAAAAAGTTAAAAAATAAAATACAAACAATCGCTGAGGCCGATAATTTCGTGATTTTCAATCAAGCTTTAACACTGATTAATTCTGCTTGCGGACGGCTAGACTGTTTTAATGGCCATTCCGAATCGATGTTGCCGTTATATAGGGATACCAATCATCTCACGACTCTTGGTGTTAGAAAGGTGTTTTCCGACTTTGTAGCGCAATCAGAGGCAGGGCGGTGGCTTTAA
- a CDS encoding class I SAM-dependent methyltransferase: MNFHCVDLIRDELPGGDYDVIVAIDSIYFMGDYGAMLRKLNATLKPGGRMIVAAFQVKEEGDPYTILEPGHTHMDQVLKSLSWDYEQHDFTPNVRNHWIKNYEYSHRLKADFEAEGNAFLCEARMAENGWFKDHAERETLVRYIYQIEYNPAVI, encoded by the coding sequence CTGAATTTTCACTGCGTCGACCTGATTCGCGACGAGCTGCCGGGCGGCGATTACGACGTCATCGTCGCGATCGACTCGATCTATTTCATGGGCGATTACGGGGCGATGCTGCGCAAGCTCAACGCGACACTGAAACCCGGCGGGCGCATGATCGTCGCGGCGTTCCAGGTCAAGGAAGAGGGCGATCCCTATACCATCCTCGAGCCGGGTCATACCCACATGGATCAGGTGTTGAAAAGTTTATCTTGGGACTATGAGCAACACGATTTCACGCCGAATGTGCGCAATCACTGGATCAAGAATTACGAATATTCGCATAGGCTAAAAGCCGATTTCGAGGCCGAAGGCAACGCCTTTCTATGTGAGGCCCGCATGGCCGAAAACGGCTGGTTCAAGGATCATGCCGAACGGGAAACGCTGGTGCGCTATATTTATCAAATCGAATACAACCCGGCGGTGATCTGA
- a CDS encoding DUF3047 domain-containing protein: MHSSFLSSFFIRCLLIATLSGLGSVCADTSRLVVGEFSSGSLAGWKPKSFKGTTLYTIELLDDVRVLRAKSDRAASGLFKEQRIDLQKTPYLNWRWRIENRLGKIDEQSKSGDDYAARVYVVVSGGWAFWRTRAINYVWAGNSPKGKVWPNAFAGSNAMMIALRSADDQTATWYQEKRNVLRDLEAQFGEPIRYIDAVALMTDTDNAGGSAEAYYGDIYFSRD, encoded by the coding sequence TTGCATTCATCATTTCTGAGTTCGTTTTTTATCCGTTGCTTGTTAATCGCTACACTCTCGGGGCTTGGCTCGGTTTGTGCCGATACAAGCCGGCTTGTGGTCGGTGAATTCTCCTCCGGCAGCCTTGCCGGCTGGAAACCTAAATCGTTTAAAGGCACTACGCTTTATACGATCGAGTTGTTGGATGATGTTCGCGTATTAAGAGCGAAGAGCGATCGGGCGGCGTCCGGTTTATTTAAAGAACAGCGTATCGATCTTCAAAAAACGCCTTATTTGAATTGGCGATGGCGCATCGAAAACCGTTTGGGAAAGATCGACGAGCAAAGTAAGTCCGGCGACGATTATGCGGCTCGTGTCTATGTGGTGGTTAGCGGCGGCTGGGCATTCTGGCGAACGCGGGCGATCAATTATGTTTGGGCCGGCAATTCGCCGAAAGGCAAGGTTTGGCCGAATGCTTTTGCCGGTAGTAATGCGATGATGATCGCTTTGCGTTCGGCTGACGATCAAACCGCTACTTGGTATCAAGAAAAACGTAATGTACTCCGCGATTTGGAAGCGCAATTCGGCGAACCTATTCGCTACATTGATGCCGTGGCATTGATGACCGATACCGATAATGCCGGCGGCAGCGCCGAGGCTTATTACGGGGACATCTATTTCTCCCGGGATTGA
- a CDS encoding class I SAM-dependent methyltransferase: protein MNELMNHTADMGQAEMFSKAWYNEYFRRAAESSAHARFCEAVYGRDLCQHGMMDVDEMAFLATMLKPGEKILEIGCSNGHITEQLHEQAGCEIFGLDYADVAVEQA from the coding sequence ATGAACGAACTGATGAACCACACCGCCGACATGGGTCAGGCAGAGATGTTTTCGAAGGCGTGGTACAACGAATATTTCCGGCGCGCGGCCGAGAGTTCGGCGCATGCGCGTTTCTGCGAGGCGGTGTATGGACGCGATTTGTGTCAGCACGGCATGATGGACGTCGACGAAATGGCATTTCTGGCCACGATGCTCAAACCCGGCGAGAAGATCCTGGAAATCGGTTGCTCGAACGGTCATATCACCGAGCAGCTTCACGAACAGGCCGGCTGCGAGATATTCGGCCTCGATTATGCCGATGTCGCGGTTGAACAGGCGTAA
- a CDS encoding type II toxin-antitoxin system RelE/ParE family toxin, whose protein sequence is MKTYQVIFSLEAEEQLTSLYRYLAVEASPNIAERYTDAIVSYCEGLSIFSAPWQPPR, encoded by the coding sequence TTGAAAACATATCAGGTCATTTTCTCGCTAGAGGCAGAGGAGCAACTGACTTCGCTTTATCGCTATCTCGCTGTCGAAGCATCACCAAATATTGCAGAGCGATATACCGATGCCATCGTTAGCTATTGTGAAGGATTATCGATTTTTTCCGCACCGTGGCAACCGCCGCGATAA
- a CDS encoding type II toxin-antitoxin system Phd/YefM family antitoxin, giving the protein MKVVTYSHARNALKSILDEVVKDADVIIISRRDAEGDAVVMSLDSYNSIMETLHLTSNPANAAALARAIAQDKAGQAQEHQLHPSD; this is encoded by the coding sequence ATGAAAGTCGTTACCTACTCCCATGCACGCAATGCTCTCAAGTCTATATTGGATGAGGTAGTAAAAGATGCTGACGTTATCATTATCAGTCGTCGTGATGCAGAAGGTGATGCAGTGGTGATGTCGCTGGATAGCTACAACAGCATCATGGAGACATTGCACCTGACTAGTAATCCAGCGAACGCGGCGGCATTAGCCAGAGCCATCGCACAAGACAAAGCGGGACAGGCGCAAGAACATCAATTACACCCTAGTGATTAA
- a CDS encoding type II toxin-antitoxin system Phd/YefM family antitoxin gives MTHQILTDVAASISELKANPMKIVASGEGMPIAVLNRNEPVFYCIPTKAYEAMMDLIEDKELLEIARSRMDEESIKVNLDDL, from the coding sequence ATGACGCATCAAATCCTTACTGACGTGGCTGCCAGCATCTCCGAACTAAAAGCCAACCCCATGAAGATCGTAGCCAGCGGAGAAGGCATGCCCATTGCCGTGCTTAACAGGAATGAGCCTGTGTTTTATTGTATCCCCACCAAAGCCTATGAAGCTATGATGGACCTTATAGAAGATAAAGAGCTACTGGAAATTGCCAGGAGCCGCATGGACGAAGAAAGCATTAAGGTTAACCTGGATGATCTATGA
- a CDS encoding type II toxin-antitoxin system RelE/ParE family toxin: MLKLSVTPRAESDLTGIWLYTCEEWGTDQADKYLDQLEAGMKQLLSYPLLGADYAHVFPGYRRLQVEHHAVFYQVLEPEVLVVRVLHEDMDAPQRLLG; the protein is encoded by the coding sequence GTGCTTAAGCTAAGCGTCACGCCGAGGGCGGAATCTGACCTGACCGGAATCTGGCTGTATACTTGCGAAGAATGGGGGACTGATCAGGCTGATAAATACCTGGATCAGCTTGAGGCAGGCATGAAACAGCTGCTTAGCTATCCATTGCTTGGCGCTGACTACGCTCATGTGTTTCCTGGGTATCGTAGATTACAAGTAGAGCATCACGCAGTTTTCTATCAAGTTCTAGAGCCGGAGGTGCTCGTTGTTCGTGTGCTGCACGAAGACATGGATGCCCCTCAAAGGCTTCTGGGTTAG
- a CDS encoding type II toxin-antitoxin system RelE family toxin, translating into MIYELAFKKSALKEWKKLGPNVRELFAKKLKERLSSPHVPSTAVSGGTNLYKIKLRQLGYRLVYSVSDTTVTVTVLAVGKRNRNEIYDLALSREKAEKP; encoded by the coding sequence ATGATCTATGAGTTAGCATTTAAGAAAAGTGCCCTGAAAGAATGGAAAAAGCTCGGTCCCAATGTAAGGGAACTTTTCGCTAAAAAACTTAAAGAGCGGCTTTCCAGTCCACATGTTCCTTCTACAGCAGTTAGCGGAGGAACAAACCTGTACAAAATCAAACTGCGTCAACTTGGATATCGGTTAGTCTATTCAGTATCAGATACTACCGTCACTGTCACTGTCCTTGCCGTCGGAAAAAGAAATCGAAATGAAATTTATGATTTGGCTCTTTCACGCGAGAAGGCCGAAAAGCCATAA
- a CDS encoding phage integrase, which translates to MAIKKTESGWLADIQPGGRGGKRFRKNFKTKAEALRWEAHVKTKIIKNPDWEPDKKDFRRLSDLMRFWHDHHGKSLKAEKNTFGRLLLVCERLGDPYGHQVTPEMLSEYRTARLAEGITPNGVNREIAYVRSAFNELIRLGQWNKENPAAKLRQFKIDEQELSYLTTEQIKELFIELEKSNSRDILLVASLCLATGARWSEAIGITKRNIRNNAVSFNGTKSGKSRCVPIPEGLTKRLIDHGSGLDDDSALFCNCIEAFKFAIERTSIILPKGQSSHVLRHSFASHFMMNGGNILTLQKILGHQSLTMTMRYAHLSPDHLEKARELSPFAKIF; encoded by the coding sequence ATGGCAATCAAAAAAACAGAGTCCGGTTGGTTGGCAGACATTCAACCAGGAGGACGAGGCGGCAAACGCTTTCGCAAAAACTTTAAGACGAAAGCCGAGGCTTTACGATGGGAAGCGCACGTTAAAACCAAAATCATTAAGAACCCGGATTGGGAGCCCGACAAGAAAGACTTTCGCCGGCTTTCCGATCTTATGCGGTTTTGGCACGATCATCACGGGAAATCGCTCAAGGCGGAAAAAAACACGTTCGGAAGGCTTTTATTAGTCTGTGAAAGGCTAGGCGACCCTTACGGCCACCAGGTTACGCCAGAGATGCTTAGCGAGTATAGAACGGCACGTTTAGCCGAAGGGATTACGCCTAACGGCGTTAATCGCGAAATCGCCTATGTCAGGAGCGCTTTTAATGAGTTGATCCGGCTAGGACAATGGAATAAGGAAAATCCGGCCGCTAAGCTTCGCCAATTCAAGATTGACGAACAGGAGCTCAGCTATTTGACGACCGAGCAAATTAAAGAATTGTTCATTGAGCTCGAAAAGTCCAACAGCCGCGACATTCTGTTAGTTGCTAGCCTTTGCCTTGCTACTGGTGCGCGTTGGTCTGAAGCCATCGGCATTACTAAGCGTAATATTCGAAATAATGCCGTAAGCTTTAACGGCACCAAAAGCGGTAAATCGCGCTGCGTTCCTATACCGGAGGGCTTGACCAAGCGTTTGATCGATCACGGAAGCGGTTTGGACGACGACAGCGCTTTATTTTGTAATTGTATTGAGGCTTTTAAGTTCGCCATTGAGCGAACGTCAATAATTCTTCCTAAAGGGCAGAGTTCGCACGTTCTAAGGCATTCATTCGCTTCTCATTTTATGATGAACGGTGGCAATATTTTGACTTTACAGAAGATTTTAGGGCATCAAAGCCTAACCATGACAATGCGTTACGCGCACTTATCGCCCGATCATTTAGAAAAGGCGAGGGAGTTAAGCCCTTTTGCAAAAATATTTTGA
- the fba gene encoding class II fructose-bisphosphate aldolase (catalyzes the reversible aldol condensation of dihydroxyacetonephosphate and glyceraldehyde 3-phosphate in the Calvin cycle, glycolysis, and/or gluconeogenesis) → MALVSLRQLLDYAAEHGFGIPAFNISNMEQVQAIMQAADACDSPVIMQGSAGANRYAGEVFLRHLIMATVEQYPHIPVVMHRDHAPSPDICAQAIQSGFSSVMMDGSLLEDMKTPASFDYNVDVTRTVVKMAHACGVSVEGEIGCLGSLENKTGQATNRLLTDPEEAVEFVEQTQVDALAVAIGTSHGAYKFSKPPTGEVLVISRLRELQQRLPNTHFVMHGSSSVPQDWLKVINEYGGDIPQTYGVPVNEIVEGIKYGVRKVNIDTDLRMASTGAIRRYIADPTNASELDSRKIYQSARDAMQALCQSRYEAFGSAGHAGKIKVVPLRDMAKRYQG, encoded by the coding sequence ATGGCTTTAGTCTCATTACGACAACTGCTGGATTATGCCGCCGAACACGGTTTCGGCATTCCCGCATTCAACATCAGCAACATGGAGCAGGTCCAGGCCATCATGCAGGCGGCCGATGCCTGCGACAGTCCCGTGATCATGCAAGGCTCGGCAGGCGCCAACCGCTATGCCGGAGAAGTGTTCTTGCGTCATTTGATCATGGCTACCGTCGAACAATACCCGCACATTCCGGTTGTCATGCACCGGGATCATGCACCATCCCCGGACATCTGCGCCCAGGCGATCCAATCGGGCTTCAGCTCGGTGATGATGGACGGCTCCTTGCTGGAAGATATGAAAACGCCGGCCTCTTTCGACTATAACGTCGACGTGACGCGCACCGTCGTCAAGATGGCGCATGCCTGCGGCGTGTCCGTGGAAGGCGAAATCGGCTGCCTGGGGTCTTTGGAAAACAAAACGGGACAGGCGACGAATCGCTTGTTGACCGACCCCGAAGAAGCGGTCGAATTCGTCGAACAAACACAAGTCGATGCGTTGGCGGTAGCCATCGGCACCAGCCATGGCGCCTATAAATTCAGCAAACCGCCGACCGGCGAGGTCTTGGTGATCAGCCGTTTGCGCGAACTGCAACAGCGCTTGCCGAATACCCACTTCGTCATGCACGGTTCGAGCTCGGTGCCGCAAGACTGGCTGAAAGTCATCAACGAATACGGCGGCGACATTCCGCAAACCTATGGCGTGCCGGTCAATGAAATCGTCGAAGGCATAAAATACGGCGTTCGTAAGGTCAATATCGACACCGATCTGCGCATGGCCTCCACGGGCGCGATTCGCCGCTATATCGCCGATCCGACCAACGCATCGGAGCTGGATTCTCGCAAGATATATCAGTCGGCCAGGGATGCAATGCAAGCGCTTTGCCAATCACGCTACGAAGCGTTCGGCTCGGCCGGACACGCGGGTAAAATCAAAGTCGTGCCATTGCGCGATATGGCGAAGCGCTATCAAGGGTAA